The Zootoca vivipara chromosome 16, rZooViv1.1, whole genome shotgun sequence genome has a segment encoding these proteins:
- the TUSC1 gene encoding tumor suppressor candidate gene 1 protein → MRRMRSTSRHWRGCCFCGARSTGCRSISARRGQGKEGECCCLGWRGRAGGSPQQLAERYADLAASHAEALRIGEERERQSGRLRDENARLRLENRRLRRENRSLFRQALKLQPFQEQEVKPGEGGGGDGSGEDGEPAGITTSSQEGEELMQSGAKRARVRDGGRGEAPDIA, encoded by the coding sequence ATGAGACGCATGCGCAGCACCAGCCGCCACTGGAGGGGCTGCTGCTTCTGCGGGGCTCGCAGCACTGGCTGCCGCAGCATCTCTGCGCGGAGGGGCCAAGGCAAGGAAGGGGAGTGCTGCTGCCTCGGCTGGCGAGGCCGGGCAGGCGGCTCCCCGCAGCAGCTGGCCGAGAGGTACGCCGACCTGGCCGCCAGCCACGCAGAGGCGCTGAGGATCGGGGAGGAGCGTGAGCGCCAGAGCGGGCGGCTGCGGGATGAGAACGCGCGCCTCAGGCTGGAGAACCGGCGCCTGCGCAGGGAGAACCGCAGCCTCTTCCGCCAGGCTCTGAAGCTGCAGCCCTTCCAAGAACAGGAAGTCAAgcctggagagggaggaggaggagacggcagTGGGGAAGACGGGGAGCCAGCAGGCATCACCActtcctcccaggaaggagaggagcTGATGCAGAGTGGTGCAAAGAGGGCACGAGTCCGAGATGGAGGCAGAGGGGAGGCGCCTGACATAGCCTGA